A window from Akkermansia muciniphila encodes these proteins:
- a CDS encoding sulfatase, giving the protein MKFTACLLSAACGVFSLFAGASAQGNVSHPVSSGKKPNIIVFLVDDMGWQDTSHPFWSDSRGNPKKTFLNKRYRTPNMEKLAAQGMTFTDAYAHPLCTPSRVSLMSGMNPARHRVTCWVREQNGTTDRNNKSLQPPDWALNGLQPVGIPASGTTKRPISGEDIRYNMTRPFATAVTLPAMLKKCGYVTVHCGKAHFGTQGTPGSNPLNMGFDYNIAGTEIGHPADYRGSKHYGKGFNHVRGLDENNYYQDDVFLTEALTQEAIKRLEAIRTNPKEADKPFYLYMAQYALHAPLDERAYDKRFADSYKNPEDGHKWSPVEKHYSGLIEGMDKSLGDIMKYLKEHNLDKNTVLVFMSDNGGLAISGRLGNEDANYPLSFGKGSCMEGGIREPMIVSWPGVTKGGSRCAVPVVIDDFFPTLLDIAGCRNAKTPQKLDGLSLVPLLKGARFPADRPLLFHQPNNWGENNRQAPQYGASTALRQGDWKLIYRHGDQSFELYNLKKDIGEKENLVSKEPRKLKEMAAAMGKLLRERKAQMPTYKKGNELGAPEGSSVPWPDQVKKSGN; this is encoded by the coding sequence ATGAAGTTCACTGCCTGTCTCCTGTCCGCCGCCTGCGGCGTGTTTTCCCTGTTTGCCGGGGCATCCGCCCAGGGCAATGTTTCCCACCCCGTTTCCTCCGGAAAGAAGCCCAATATCATCGTTTTCCTGGTGGATGACATGGGCTGGCAGGATACGTCCCATCCGTTCTGGTCCGACAGCCGCGGCAATCCGAAGAAGACGTTCCTGAACAAGCGCTACCGCACGCCGAACATGGAGAAGCTGGCCGCCCAGGGCATGACGTTTACGGACGCGTACGCCCACCCCCTCTGCACGCCTTCCCGCGTGAGCCTGATGTCCGGCATGAATCCGGCGCGGCACCGCGTGACCTGCTGGGTGCGGGAGCAGAACGGGACGACGGACCGCAACAATAAGAGCCTCCAGCCGCCGGACTGGGCCCTCAACGGTCTCCAGCCGGTCGGGATTCCTGCCAGTGGAACGACGAAACGCCCCATTTCCGGGGAGGATATACGTTATAACATGACGCGCCCCTTCGCCACGGCGGTCACGCTGCCGGCGATGCTGAAGAAGTGCGGCTATGTCACCGTGCACTGCGGGAAGGCCCATTTCGGCACCCAGGGAACGCCGGGGTCCAATCCGCTGAACATGGGGTTTGATTATAATATCGCAGGTACGGAGATCGGCCACCCGGCGGATTACCGCGGTTCCAAGCATTACGGAAAGGGGTTCAACCATGTGCGCGGGCTGGATGAGAATAATTATTACCAGGACGATGTGTTCCTGACGGAGGCCCTGACCCAGGAGGCCATCAAGCGTCTGGAAGCCATCAGGACCAATCCGAAGGAGGCCGACAAGCCCTTTTACCTGTACATGGCCCAGTACGCCCTGCACGCTCCGCTGGATGAACGCGCCTATGACAAGAGGTTTGCGGATTCCTACAAGAATCCGGAGGACGGGCACAAGTGGTCCCCGGTGGAGAAGCATTATTCCGGGTTGATTGAGGGCATGGACAAGAGCCTGGGGGATATCATGAAGTACCTCAAGGAGCACAATCTGGACAAGAATACGGTGCTGGTGTTCATGTCGGACAACGGCGGCCTGGCCATTTCCGGCAGGCTGGGCAATGAGGATGCCAATTACCCCCTTTCCTTCGGCAAGGGGTCGTGCATGGAGGGCGGTATCCGGGAACCCATGATTGTTTCCTGGCCGGGCGTGACAAAGGGCGGTTCCCGGTGTGCCGTTCCGGTGGTTATTGACGACTTTTTCCCGACTCTGCTGGATATAGCCGGATGCCGGAACGCAAAGACTCCGCAGAAGCTGGACGGCCTCAGCTTGGTTCCGCTGCTCAAGGGCGCCCGGTTCCCCGCGGACCGTCCCCTGCTGTTCCACCAGCCCAACAACTGGGGGGAAAACAATCGCCAGGCTCCTCAGTACGGCGCTTCCACCGCCCTGCGCCAGGGGGACTGGAAGCTGATTTACCGTCACGGGGACCAGAGCTTCGAGTTGTACAATTTGAAGAAGGATATCGGCGAAAAGGAAAACCTGGTTTCCAAAGAGCCGCGGAAGTTGAAGGAAATGGCCGCCGCCATGGGCAAGCTGCTCCGGGAGCGGAAGGCGCAGATGCCTACCTACAAGAAGGGCAACGAGCTGGGCGCGCCGGAAGGGAGCTCCGTTCCGTGGCCCGACCAGGTGAAGAAGAGCGGGAATTGA
- the leuS gene encoding leucine--tRNA ligase encodes MSERKKPYPFDVFEPKWQQIWDERKTFKVNNPGEEGFDASRPKYYVLDMFPYPSGAGLHVGHPEGYTATDIVARFKRMNGFNVLHPMGWDSFGLPAEQYAIKTGQHPSVTTFQNIDNFRRQLKMLGFSYDWDREIATTDHEYVRWTQWIFLQLYNSYYNRELKKARPVSELEEQGLSREEIDQRRLAYVAEAAVNWSPDLGTVLANEEVEEWKSKGHHVERRPLRQWMLRITDYAERLIDELEPLDWPESIKLLQRNWIGKSEGAEVDFTLGGETITVYTTRPDTLFGATYMVLSPEHPLVDSVTTPEQKEAVEQYRSQCATKSDLERTDLSKEKTGVFTGAYAVNPVNGEQVPVWIADYVLMGYGTGAIMAVPAHDERDFAFAQVFGLPVLQVVQPPSEDIDWRGFCGYEGTSVNSGFLTGLPTPEAKEKMTLWLEENGKGRRKVNYKLRDWLFSRQRYWGEPFPIVWENGHHRALPENELPLLQPDLDDFAPTGDPRGPLVKATEWIAYTPTAHRETNTMPQWAGSCWYYLRYLDPENTARFVSREAEQYWMGSTGTPGGIDLYVGGTEHAVLHLLYARFWHKVLFDLGHLSTNEPFQKLVNQGLILGEDGQKMSKSRGNVVNPDDIVREYGADSLRMYEMFMGPLKDVKPWATKGVEGISRFLARVWRVAFRENQEGEWEINPKLTDGAAEADVLPVRKELHKTIRKVTDDINEMSFNTAIAKMMECTNAMTSADVVDVQDYDTFLTLLNPFAPHITEEIHSLLQKRFPALGETQLCQKNWPACDEALLVENTIPMVIQVNGKLRDKLEVPRDISREELEKLALDSSKVKVFLDGVTVRKVIVVPGRLVNIVAN; translated from the coding sequence ATGTCCGAGCGCAAGAAACCATATCCCTTTGACGTTTTTGAACCCAAATGGCAGCAGATCTGGGACGAAAGAAAAACCTTTAAGGTAAACAATCCCGGAGAAGAGGGCTTTGACGCGTCCAGACCCAAGTACTACGTGCTGGACATGTTCCCCTACCCCAGCGGCGCGGGCCTGCATGTGGGGCATCCGGAAGGGTACACGGCCACGGACATCGTGGCGCGCTTCAAGCGCATGAACGGCTTCAACGTGCTGCATCCCATGGGGTGGGACTCCTTCGGCCTTCCGGCGGAGCAATACGCCATCAAGACCGGGCAGCACCCCTCCGTCACCACCTTCCAAAACATTGACAACTTCCGCCGCCAGCTCAAGATGCTGGGCTTCTCCTATGACTGGGACCGGGAAATAGCCACGACGGACCATGAATACGTGCGCTGGACCCAGTGGATATTCCTCCAGCTCTACAACTCCTACTACAACAGGGAACTGAAAAAGGCGCGCCCCGTCTCCGAACTGGAGGAACAGGGGCTGAGCCGCGAGGAAATCGACCAGCGGCGCCTGGCCTACGTGGCGGAAGCCGCCGTGAACTGGTCCCCGGACCTGGGCACCGTGCTGGCCAATGAGGAAGTGGAGGAATGGAAATCCAAAGGCCACCATGTGGAACGCCGCCCCCTGCGCCAGTGGATGCTGCGCATTACGGACTATGCGGAACGCCTGATTGACGAACTGGAGCCCCTGGACTGGCCGGAATCCATCAAACTGCTTCAGCGCAACTGGATCGGCAAATCTGAAGGGGCGGAAGTGGACTTCACCCTGGGCGGGGAAACCATCACCGTTTACACCACCCGGCCGGATACCCTCTTTGGCGCCACTTATATGGTCCTCTCCCCGGAACACCCGCTGGTGGATTCCGTCACCACGCCGGAACAAAAGGAAGCCGTGGAACAGTACCGCAGCCAGTGCGCCACCAAGAGCGACCTGGAACGCACGGACCTGTCCAAGGAAAAGACGGGCGTCTTCACTGGCGCATACGCCGTCAACCCCGTCAATGGGGAACAGGTTCCCGTCTGGATTGCGGACTACGTGCTGATGGGCTACGGCACCGGAGCCATCATGGCCGTCCCGGCCCACGATGAGCGTGACTTCGCCTTCGCCCAGGTCTTCGGCCTCCCGGTGCTCCAGGTGGTCCAGCCCCCCAGTGAAGACATTGACTGGCGCGGCTTCTGCGGCTATGAAGGCACCAGCGTCAACTCCGGTTTCCTGACCGGACTGCCTACCCCGGAAGCCAAGGAAAAAATGACACTTTGGCTGGAAGAAAACGGCAAGGGCCGCCGCAAGGTCAACTACAAGCTGCGCGACTGGCTCTTCTCCCGCCAGCGCTACTGGGGCGAACCCTTCCCCATTGTCTGGGAAAACGGCCACCACCGCGCCCTGCCGGAGAACGAACTCCCCCTGCTCCAGCCTGATCTGGACGACTTTGCCCCCACGGGCGACCCGCGCGGACCGCTGGTCAAGGCTACGGAATGGATTGCCTACACCCCCACGGCCCACCGTGAAACGAACACCATGCCCCAATGGGCCGGCTCCTGCTGGTACTACCTGCGCTATCTGGACCCGGAAAACACGGCACGCTTCGTCAGCCGGGAGGCGGAACAATACTGGATGGGCTCCACCGGAACCCCCGGCGGCATTGACCTGTACGTGGGCGGCACGGAACACGCCGTGCTCCACCTGCTCTACGCCCGCTTCTGGCACAAGGTCCTCTTTGACCTGGGCCACCTCAGCACCAATGAACCGTTCCAGAAACTCGTCAACCAGGGATTGATCCTGGGAGAAGACGGACAGAAAATGTCCAAATCCCGCGGCAACGTCGTCAACCCGGACGACATCGTCCGTGAATACGGAGCAGACTCCCTGCGCATGTATGAAATGTTCATGGGACCGCTCAAGGACGTGAAACCCTGGGCCACCAAGGGAGTGGAGGGCATCTCCCGCTTCCTGGCCCGCGTCTGGCGCGTGGCCTTCCGTGAAAACCAGGAAGGCGAATGGGAAATCAACCCCAAGCTCACGGACGGCGCCGCGGAAGCGGACGTGCTGCCTGTGCGCAAGGAACTGCACAAAACCATCCGGAAAGTGACGGACGACATCAACGAAATGTCCTTCAACACCGCCATCGCCAAAATGATGGAATGCACCAACGCCATGACCTCCGCGGACGTGGTGGACGTGCAGGACTACGACACCTTCCTGACGCTCCTGAACCCGTTTGCCCCGCACATCACGGAAGAAATCCACAGCCTCCTTCAAAAACGCTTCCCCGCCCTGGGGGAAACGCAGCTCTGCCAGAAAAACTGGCCCGCCTGTGATGAAGCCCTGCTGGTGGAAAACACCATCCCCATGGTCATCCAGGTAAACGGCAAGCTCAGGGACAAGCTGGAAGTGCCCAGGGACATCTCCCGTGAAGAACTGGAAAAACTGGCTCTGGACTCCTCCAAGGTAAAAGTCTTCCTGGACGGCGTCACCGTGCGTAAAGTAATTGTCGTGCCCGGGCGCCTCGTCAACATCGTCGCCAACTAA
- the rpe gene encoding ribulose-phosphate 3-epimerase: MTMIAPSLLAADFSRIGEEARRAFHSGADWLHLDIMDGHFVDNISFGPEICAAVRKAVGPDHFLDAHLMIERPDHYFDRFVKAGVNLICFHVELGDEYYIRDTLRRIRKAGVKNGLAINPATPFEAVAPFLGEIDLLLVMSVVPGFGGQSFMPSVLDKVEKAAEWRTEHQAEFLIQMDGGIGKNNAAQCALAGADVLVAGSSTFKAPDMARAIAEMK, encoded by the coding sequence ATGACCATGATCGCCCCGTCCCTGCTGGCGGCAGACTTCTCCCGCATCGGGGAGGAAGCGCGCCGCGCCTTTCACTCCGGAGCAGACTGGCTGCACCTGGACATCATGGACGGCCACTTTGTGGACAACATCTCCTTTGGCCCGGAAATCTGCGCCGCCGTCAGAAAAGCGGTGGGGCCGGATCACTTTCTGGACGCGCACCTGATGATCGAACGGCCGGACCACTACTTTGACCGATTTGTCAAAGCGGGGGTGAACCTCATCTGCTTCCATGTGGAGCTGGGGGACGAATACTACATCCGCGACACCCTGCGCCGCATCCGCAAGGCTGGCGTAAAAAACGGGCTGGCCATCAACCCGGCAACGCCCTTTGAGGCGGTCGCCCCCTTCCTGGGGGAAATAGACCTGCTGCTGGTCATGTCCGTGGTTCCGGGCTTTGGCGGACAATCCTTCATGCCCTCCGTGCTGGACAAGGTGGAAAAAGCCGCCGAATGGCGAACGGAGCATCAGGCGGAATTCCTAATCCAGATGGACGGAGGAATCGGCAAAAACAATGCCGCGCAGTGCGCCCTGGCGGGAGCGGACGTGCTCGTAGCGGGTTCCTCCACCTTCAAGGCTCCGGACATGGCCCGCGCCATTGCGGAAATGAAATAA